A single Curtobacterium sp. MCJR17_020 DNA region contains:
- a CDS encoding biotin transporter BioY, whose protein sequence is MTNATGFAPRAVLADHLRTHGLATNAALVAGGALFTAAMAQLEVPMWPVPITGQTLAVVLVGATLGARRGMLSLLVYAVAGLAGAPFFADMTGGLQALAVPSFGYVIGFIPAAGVVGWLARRNWDRHFGRAAVAMLLASAIPFVTGLPYLAVVLGQLGAPNDLQSVLAAGLYPFIVGGIAKALIAAGIVPLAWKAVGRR, encoded by the coding sequence ATGACGAACGCCACCGGGTTCGCTCCCCGCGCAGTCCTCGCCGACCATCTGCGGACGCACGGGCTGGCCACGAACGCCGCCCTCGTCGCCGGCGGAGCCCTGTTCACCGCTGCGATGGCACAGCTCGAGGTCCCGATGTGGCCGGTCCCGATCACCGGGCAGACGCTCGCCGTCGTCCTCGTCGGTGCGACCCTGGGTGCCCGCCGCGGCATGCTCTCGCTGCTCGTCTACGCCGTCGCCGGCCTGGCGGGCGCACCGTTCTTCGCCGACATGACCGGCGGCCTGCAGGCCCTTGCCGTGCCGAGCTTCGGCTACGTCATCGGGTTCATCCCCGCCGCCGGCGTCGTCGGTTGGCTGGCCCGCCGCAACTGGGACCGTCACTTCGGGCGCGCAGCCGTGGCGATGCTGCTCGCGAGCGCCATCCCGTTCGTGACCGGCCTGCCGTACCTGGCGGTCGTGCTCGGGCAGCTCGGCGCACCGAACGACCTGCAGTCGGTGCTCGCCGCCGGCCTGTACCCGTTCATCGTCGGTGGGATCGCGAAGGCGCTCATCGCCGCGGGCATCGTGCCGCTGGCGTGGAAGGCCGTCGGCCGCCGCTGA